Proteins found in one Streptococcus criceti HS-6 genomic segment:
- a CDS encoding diacylglycerol kinase family lipid kinase — MRRKRARLIYNPTSGQEIMKKNVAEVLNILEGFGYETSAFQTTPEPDSAKNEATRAAKAGFSLVIAAGGDGTINEVVNGLAPLAKRPKVALIPTGTTNDLARALKIPRGNPVEAAKIIGKNQLIHLDVGRAHGDTYFVNIAAAGTLTELTYSVPSQLKTMIGYLAYLVKGVELLPRVKTARVKITHDQGVYDGEASMIFAAITNSVGGFETIAPDAKLDDGQFTLIIVKTANLIDIARLVRKLLQGGKHIGDKRIEYIKTSKIVIEPQTDDRMMINLDGEYGGDAPITLENLKNHLDFFADTDEISDDAFDLDTEELALEAIAQKFSHEVDELGDDD, encoded by the coding sequence ATGCGACGAAAACGTGCTCGCCTGATTTATAATCCAACATCAGGCCAGGAAATCATGAAAAAAAACGTAGCCGAGGTCCTTAATATTTTAGAAGGCTTTGGTTATGAAACCTCAGCTTTTCAGACAACCCCCGAACCTGACTCGGCTAAGAACGAAGCAACTCGGGCAGCTAAAGCCGGCTTTTCTTTGGTTATTGCAGCTGGGGGAGATGGGACCATCAATGAGGTGGTCAATGGCTTAGCGCCACTGGCTAAGCGGCCCAAAGTAGCCTTAATTCCAACAGGGACAACTAATGATCTGGCTCGGGCTCTCAAAATTCCTCGCGGTAATCCTGTTGAAGCAGCCAAGATTATCGGTAAAAACCAACTGATTCATTTGGATGTTGGCCGAGCTCATGGCGATACCTATTTTGTCAATATCGCAGCCGCAGGAACCTTGACTGAATTGACCTACAGTGTACCAAGCCAGCTCAAGACCATGATTGGCTATCTAGCTTATCTGGTTAAAGGAGTCGAGCTTCTGCCTCGGGTTAAAACAGCTCGGGTGAAGATTACTCATGACCAAGGTGTCTATGATGGTGAAGCTTCAATGATCTTTGCAGCCATTACTAATTCAGTTGGTGGCTTTGAAACCATTGCTCCCGATGCAAAATTAGATGATGGACAATTTACCTTGATTATTGTTAAAACAGCCAATCTAATTGATATTGCCCGTCTAGTGCGAAAACTGCTTCAGGGCGGCAAACATATCGGCGATAAGCGGATTGAATATATCAAGACCAGTAAAATCGTCATTGAACCTCAGACTGATGACCGGATGATGATTAATCTGGATGGTGAATACGGCGGTGATGCCCCAATTACCTTGGAAAATCTCAAGAATCATCTGGATTTCTTCGCAGATACCGACGAGATTTCTGACGATGCCTTCGATTTAGATACTGAGGAATTAGCCCTTGAAGCCATCGCCCAAAAATTCTCTCACGAAGTTGATGAGCTTGGGGATGATGATTAA
- the ligA gene encoding NAD-dependent DNA ligase LigA, whose amino-acid sequence MENRMKELVAQLNRYAREYYTEDRPSVSDAQYDKLYRELVDLEQAHPELVQPDSPTHRVGGLVLEGFEKYTHEYPLFSLQDAFSREELDDFDRRVKSEFPSASYLAELKIDGLSISLTYIDGQLQIGATRGDGTVGENITENLKRIPDIPLSLSGGETITVRGEAYLPRASFEAINAKRREEGQDEFANPRNAAAGTLRQLDTSVVAERKLATFIYQEAGETSFPTQEAVLEGFAKLGFVVNPRRIVTSSMDEIWDFIQAVQADREHLAYDIDGIVIKVNSLAMQEELGFTVKAPRWAIAYKFPAEEKEAKILSVDWTVGRTGVVTPTANLTPVQLAGTTVSRATLHNVDYIADKDIRLDDTVLVYKAGDIIPAVLNVVMEKRQDQVPMAIPQICPSCQSQLVHYEDEVALRCVNPRCPAQLKEKLIHFASRDAMNITGLGPSMIEKVYQADLVQDVADLYQLTAENLLTLDGVKEKSADKLFQAISASKENSAEKLLFGLGIRHVGAKASKLLLEKFGSLNALMVAEFDAIAEIDGLGGVIAQSLQDYFATAGAKQLMAELEAAGLNFDYLGKRVAEDATLSGKTVVLTGKLVSLKRSQAKEKLENLGAKVTGSVSKNTDIVVAGTDAGSKLTKAQELGITIRDEEWLANL is encoded by the coding sequence ATGGAAAATCGTATGAAAGAGCTGGTTGCCCAGCTGAATCGTTATGCTCGTGAATATTACACTGAAGATAGGCCGTCTGTTTCAGATGCTCAGTACGATAAACTTTATCGAGAATTAGTTGACTTAGAGCAGGCTCACCCGGAGCTCGTTCAGCCTGATAGCCCCACCCACCGAGTTGGCGGTTTGGTGCTAGAAGGCTTTGAGAAATACACTCATGAGTATCCGCTCTTTTCCCTGCAGGATGCTTTTTCGCGCGAAGAGCTGGACGATTTCGACCGTCGAGTTAAGTCGGAGTTCCCTTCGGCTTCCTACTTGGCTGAGTTGAAGATTGACGGTCTGTCCATCTCTCTTACCTATATTGATGGCCAGCTGCAAATCGGGGCTACCAGAGGGGACGGAACGGTTGGAGAAAATATTACTGAAAATCTCAAGCGAATTCCGGACATCCCCTTAAGCCTGTCTGGTGGTGAAACCATTACGGTGCGTGGTGAAGCCTATCTGCCAAGAGCTTCCTTTGAAGCCATCAATGCCAAAAGACGAGAAGAAGGTCAGGATGAATTTGCCAATCCGAGAAATGCAGCCGCCGGCACCTTGCGTCAGTTAGATACCTCGGTTGTTGCTGAAAGAAAACTAGCTACCTTCATCTACCAAGAAGCTGGTGAAACCAGTTTTCCCACTCAGGAAGCCGTCTTAGAAGGCTTTGCCAAATTGGGCTTTGTCGTCAATCCCCGTCGGATTGTTACCAGCTCCATGGATGAGATATGGGACTTCATTCAAGCCGTTCAAGCAGACCGTGAACACTTAGCCTATGATATCGACGGTATTGTTATCAAGGTTAATAGTCTGGCTATGCAGGAAGAATTGGGCTTTACGGTCAAGGCTCCTCGCTGGGCTATTGCCTACAAGTTTCCTGCCGAAGAAAAAGAGGCTAAAATCCTCTCGGTTGACTGGACTGTCGGTCGAACAGGCGTTGTTACGCCAACGGCTAATCTGACTCCCGTTCAATTAGCGGGTACAACAGTCAGTCGGGCTACCCTCCACAATGTTGATTATATTGCCGATAAGGACATTCGTCTGGATGATACGGTTCTGGTCTACAAGGCTGGTGATATCATTCCAGCTGTTCTCAATGTTGTCATGGAGAAGCGGCAGGATCAAGTGCCCATGGCGATTCCGCAAATCTGTCCATCTTGCCAGAGCCAGCTCGTGCATTATGAAGATGAGGTGGCTCTACGCTGTGTGAATCCTCGCTGTCCGGCCCAGCTCAAGGAAAAATTGATTCACTTCGCCAGCCGCGATGCCATGAATATCACGGGCTTAGGGCCTTCAATGATTGAGAAGGTGTATCAGGCCGATTTGGTTCAGGATGTGGCTGACCTCTATCAGCTGACAGCTGAGAACTTGCTGACTTTGGATGGGGTGAAAGAGAAGTCAGCTGATAAGCTCTTCCAAGCCATTTCAGCTTCTAAGGAAAATTCGGCCGAGAAGTTGCTCTTTGGCTTGGGGATTCGCCATGTTGGTGCTAAGGCCAGCAAACTGCTTTTAGAAAAATTCGGCTCTTTAAACGCTCTCATGGTGGCTGAATTTGATGCTATTGCTGAGATTGATGGACTGGGAGGCGTCATTGCTCAGTCGCTCCAAGATTATTTTGCGACCGCCGGAGCCAAACAGCTGATGGCTGAATTAGAGGCAGCAGGACTTAATTTTGACTATCTAGGTAAGCGAGTTGCCGAGGATGCAACCTTGTCAGGAAAGACCGTCGTTCTGACTGGTAAGTTGGTCAGTCTCAAACGCAGTCAAGCTAAAGAAAAATTAGAAAACCTAGGCGCCAAGGTCACTGGCTCAGTATCTAAGAATACGGATATTGTAGTAGCAGGAACAGATGCTGGCTCTAAGCTGACCAAGGCTCAGGAATTAGGCATTACCATTCGCGATGAAGAATGGTTGGCTAATCTATAG
- a CDS encoding QueT transporter family protein: MKFSVRDLVQIALVAALYFIFTAMPPFNAISYGAYQFRLSEMLNFLAFYKSKYIIALTLGCAISNFYSFGPIDVLVGSAQTLLVVSLGVYLFRKFVDQTVLGYNLAFFYFNLLFSSSMFIIAAELNIVSHVPFFLTWLTTAVGEFASLLVGGYLISLLAKRIDLTK; this comes from the coding sequence ATGAAATTTTCAGTCCGTGATTTGGTGCAAATCGCCTTAGTGGCCGCCCTCTATTTTATTTTTACGGCCATGCCCCCCTTTAATGCTATCAGCTACGGCGCTTATCAGTTCCGCTTATCTGAAATGCTCAATTTTTTAGCATTTTACAAATCAAAATATATTATCGCCCTAACTCTAGGCTGTGCTATTTCCAATTTTTATAGCTTTGGTCCTATTGATGTTCTTGTCGGCAGTGCACAAACCCTGCTGGTTGTCAGCCTAGGTGTCTATCTTTTCAGGAAATTTGTGGATCAAACTGTTTTGGGTTACAATCTGGCCTTTTTCTACTTCAATCTGCTCTTTTCATCTAGCATGTTCATCATTGCTGCAGAATTGAATATTGTCAGCCATGTCCCATTTTTCTTGACTTGGTTGACAACAGCAGTAGGGGAGTTTGCTTCCCTGTTAGTTGGCGGCTACCTCATCAGCCTACTGGCCAAACGTATTGATTTAACAAAATGA
- a CDS encoding GtrA family protein, giving the protein MKKIKSLIIWAWNNEAMKYLFFGGLTTIVYMISRIGLFALLHMPLTTTVAANAIAIIFAFVTNDIWVFNQDRSGWFGRFIKFVTARLLTLGLDFGMTFIFVNSFPHLVGQFVNDNLAMVNGIVGAISQILIILINYILSKLFIFDNKKVD; this is encoded by the coding sequence ATGAAAAAAATTAAATCTCTCATTATCTGGGCTTGGAATAATGAAGCCATGAAGTATCTTTTTTTCGGCGGATTGACCACCATCGTCTATATGATTAGCCGGATTGGCCTCTTTGCTCTCTTGCACATGCCCCTGACAACGACGGTTGCGGCCAATGCTATCGCTATTATCTTCGCCTTTGTGACTAATGATATTTGGGTTTTCAATCAGGACCGATCTGGTTGGTTCGGCCGCTTTATCAAATTTGTCACTGCCCGGCTGCTCACTCTGGGACTTGATTTTGGTATGACCTTCATCTTCGTCAATAGCTTTCCACATCTAGTCGGCCAGTTTGTCAATGATAATCTTGCTATGGTTAACGGAATTGTCGGAGCCATCAGTCAGATCTTAATCATCCTAATCAATTATATTTTGAGCAAACTTTTCATCTTTGATAATAAAAAAGTAGACTAA
- the budA gene encoding acetolactate decarboxylase → MADVIKLFQYNTLNALFAGLYDGSMTIGELLKHGDLGIGTLDSIDGELVILDGKAYQTTSKNGNLKVVEVKPDTKVPYAAVVPHHAEVVFKQRYETTDKELEDRIESYYDGANLFRSIKIKGHFKHMHVRMIPRAQSGEKFAEVATRQPEYTAEDLSGTIVGFWTPEMFHGVSVAGYHLHFISDDLVFGGHVMDYVMTDGTVEIGPVDQLDQRFPVQDRNYLFAKFNLDELKEDINKSE, encoded by the coding sequence ATGGCAGATGTCATTAAATTATTTCAGTATAATACCTTGAATGCCCTCTTCGCAGGTCTCTACGATGGTTCCATGACCATCGGAGAATTGCTTAAGCATGGCGACTTGGGTATTGGTACACTTGATTCCATTGATGGAGAACTGGTTATTCTCGATGGCAAGGCTTATCAAACCACTAGCAAAAATGGCAACCTTAAAGTTGTTGAAGTGAAGCCAGATACCAAGGTTCCCTATGCTGCGGTGGTTCCCCACCATGCAGAGGTGGTCTTTAAACAGCGCTATGAAACAACGGATAAGGAGCTGGAAGATCGGATTGAATCCTATTACGATGGAGCAAACCTTTTTCGTTCCATTAAAATTAAGGGGCATTTCAAACACATGCATGTTCGTATGATTCCAAGAGCTCAAAGTGGGGAAAAATTTGCGGAAGTTGCTACCCGTCAGCCTGAGTACACGGCTGAGGATCTTTCAGGAACCATTGTTGGGTTTTGGACACCTGAAATGTTCCATGGGGTCAGTGTAGCTGGCTATCACCTCCACTTTATTTCTGATGACTTAGTTTTTGGCGGTCATGTTATGGATTATGTCATGACTGATGGGACAGTAGAGATTGGTCCAGTCGATCAATTGGATCAACGCTTCCCAGTTCAGGATCGCAATTATCTCTTCGCTAAATTTAATTTGGACGAATTGAAGGAAGATATCAATAAATCTGAATAA
- the alsS gene encoding acetolactate synthase AlsS, with protein sequence MTEEQNYGADLVVDSLINHDVKYVFGIPGAKIDRVFDTLEDKGPELIVARHEQNAVFMAQGVGRITGEPGVVIATSGPGVSNMATGLVTATDEGDPVLAIGGQVKRADLLKRAHQSMNNVAMMAPITKYAAEVQEPDTISETLANAYRYAKLGKPGASFISIPQDVTDSQVSVKAIKPLTDPKMGSASVDDINYLAQAIRNAALPVLLLGNGASTRRVTAALRRLLQAVKLPVVETFQGAGIVSRDLEEETFFGRVGLFRNQPGDMLLKRSDLVIAIGYDPIEYEARNWNAEISARIVVIDTDTAEIDTYFQPERELIGNIAETIDLLLPAISGYSLPEGSVEYLQNLKKEVVQDLKFDTKSEAGLIHPLDVIEVLQDNVADDMTVTVDVGSHYIWMARYFKSYEARHLLFSNGMQTLGVSLPWAISAALLRPNTKVVSISGDGGFLFSAQELETAVRLKLPIVHLIWNDGKYDMVKFQEEKKYGRSSGVDFGSVDFVKYAESFGAKGYRVDSKENFQATLKQALVDADQGPVLIDIPIDYKDNTALAETILPEEFY encoded by the coding sequence ATGACAGAAGAACAGAACTACGGAGCTGACCTAGTAGTAGATAGTCTCATCAACCACGATGTCAAGTATGTCTTTGGTATTCCTGGTGCCAAAATTGACCGAGTTTTTGATACCCTTGAGGATAAGGGGCCTGAGTTGATTGTAGCCCGCCATGAACAAAATGCGGTCTTTATGGCGCAAGGGGTTGGACGGATTACAGGTGAGCCGGGAGTCGTTATTGCAACCTCAGGTCCGGGGGTGTCCAATATGGCTACAGGGCTAGTAACAGCTACCGATGAAGGGGATCCTGTTCTGGCTATCGGTGGTCAAGTTAAACGGGCTGACCTGCTCAAACGTGCCCATCAGTCCATGAACAATGTGGCCATGATGGCGCCGATTACCAAGTATGCCGCAGAAGTTCAGGAGCCTGATACGATTTCTGAAACTCTAGCTAATGCCTACCGCTATGCTAAGCTAGGAAAGCCGGGAGCAAGCTTCATTTCTATTCCGCAGGATGTGACTGACAGTCAGGTTTCGGTCAAGGCGATCAAACCCCTGACTGATCCTAAGATGGGGTCGGCCTCAGTTGATGACATTAACTACTTGGCCCAAGCCATTCGCAATGCTGCTCTGCCTGTTCTCCTTTTGGGAAACGGCGCTTCAACCAGACGTGTAACGGCAGCTTTACGCCGTCTTCTCCAAGCTGTTAAGCTGCCTGTCGTGGAAACCTTCCAAGGGGCTGGTATTGTTTCTCGTGATTTAGAAGAAGAGACCTTCTTCGGCCGGGTTGGCCTTTTCCGCAATCAACCAGGGGATATGCTGCTTAAACGCTCTGACTTGGTTATCGCAATTGGTTATGACCCCATTGAATACGAAGCTCGCAACTGGAATGCTGAAATCTCTGCCCGCATTGTCGTGATTGATACTGATACGGCAGAAATTGATACTTATTTTCAGCCTGAGCGGGAATTGATCGGTAATATTGCAGAAACCATTGATCTGCTGTTACCAGCTATTTCTGGTTATAGCTTGCCGGAAGGTTCAGTTGAGTACTTGCAAAATCTCAAAAAAGAAGTCGTGCAAGACCTCAAGTTTGATACGAAGTCTGAAGCCGGCCTCATCCATCCTCTGGATGTCATCGAGGTTTTGCAAGATAATGTTGCTGATGATATGACTGTTACTGTTGATGTTGGCAGTCACTATATCTGGATGGCCCGTTATTTTAAGTCTTATGAAGCCCGCCATCTACTTTTCTCAAACGGAATGCAGACCCTAGGTGTTTCTTTGCCTTGGGCAATCTCAGCAGCCCTCTTGCGACCAAATACCAAGGTGGTCTCTATCTCTGGTGATGGCGGTTTCCTCTTTTCAGCTCAGGAATTGGAAACAGCTGTCCGTCTCAAACTGCCAATTGTTCATCTTATTTGGAATGATGGTAAATATGACATGGTTAAATTCCAAGAAGAGAAGAAGTATGGCCGTTCCTCAGGGGTTGACTTTGGCTCGGTTGATTTTGTAAAATATGCAGAGAGTTTCGGAGCTAAGGGCTACCGCGTAGATAGTAAGGAAAACTTCCAAGCTACCCTCAAACAAGCCCTAGTTGATGCTGATCAGGGACCTGTTTTGATTGATATCCCAATTGACTATAAGGACAATACCGCCTTGGCTGAAACTATTTTGCCGGAAGAGTTTTATTAA
- the ldcB gene encoding LD-carboxypeptidase LdcB/DacB: MKRAPIWNERQRFSIRKYSFGAASVLIGASLFFGGQVLADEQAVPAGQPQDQTVQTVADQPVQNGNSLTSQTEDSNTAVLSDKASVSQQVSQDSAQATAETSAPTDAVTSTAAATPARVDTATQTDVMPAQVEAQSAVQTVSVTSQQNESLAPTQAKLAVTRASVATTVQAVGKDIPSSGYYTYPERTEVKNSPSASAPLAFYANAGDRVYYDQVLTQDGYQWLSYKSYSGIRRYANIAKLEVKEVPAPSVPKTQSGTGGKDIPSSGYYTYPERTEVKNSPSASAPLAFYANAGDRVYYDQVLTQDGYQWLSYKSYSGIRRYANIAKLEVKEVPAPKTDDQSAGDSETTFPTLQRYTFDREVAVKNEARAAAKTEFTFTKGEGVNYDKELKADGYKWISYVSYSGIRRYVMLDKLSNSQPSESKLTGQISVENQTNQGFDVRISNVSDSKGILAVKVPIWTDRNDQDDIIWYDGVKQGDGTYKVAVKLSDHKNETGTYNIHLYYVETDGAMKGVAAQQVKVAEPQVTRTGTLSFSNKDNGDFDVIVSTVTDSQGLKAVKVPVWTDRNDQDDIIWYDGVKQADGTYKVTVRVSDHKNETGLYNVHLYYLENDGKLVGITGQQHRSEAKKMDKRVTGTLAIQNQTSDGFDVLITNVSNSNGIVAVKVPVWTSNRDQDDIIWYDANKQADGDYKVTVKISDHKGQRGVYNIHLYYVENDNKLVGVAATQTTVPEPTPGEKKSPSYNGSYYYVAGKHGPILIVNKKYALSSSYNPGENAVAKDAFVRLRNDMINQGYNVGYAYSGFRTYDYQKNFYQSYVNQDGQAAADRYSARPGYSEHQTGLTFDLTDRSGNLLEDQAAAQWLRDNAHRYGFIVRYQLGKESITGFMQEPWHIRYIGQEAQDIHESGLSLEEYLGVEGGDYGSPANSPLQSHAQANAIPSSGRYTFTRESYVRSAPSQSSPALATYTVGQSVNYDSVRNAEGKTWISYIAYSGNRRYIAID, from the coding sequence ATGAAAAGAGCTCCTATTTGGAATGAAAGACAACGTTTTTCCATTCGTAAATATTCCTTTGGTGCGGCCTCAGTCCTAATCGGTGCTAGTTTATTCTTCGGCGGTCAAGTACTGGCTGATGAACAAGCAGTGCCAGCGGGTCAGCCTCAAGACCAAACAGTTCAAACCGTTGCTGACCAGCCCGTTCAAAATGGGAATAGCTTAACTTCTCAGACAGAAGACAGTAACACTGCAGTCCTTTCAGACAAGGCATCTGTGTCTCAACAAGTTAGTCAGGATTCAGCTCAGGCCACGGCAGAAACGTCTGCTCCCACAGACGCTGTGACAAGTACTGCAGCAGCAACGCCAGCTAGGGTGGACACTGCCACCCAGACGGATGTTATGCCCGCTCAGGTTGAGGCACAATCAGCAGTTCAAACGGTTAGTGTCACCTCACAGCAGAACGAAAGTCTGGCACCGACTCAAGCCAAGCTAGCTGTGACGAGAGCGTCTGTGGCGACAACGGTTCAAGCGGTTGGCAAAGATATCCCAAGTTCAGGCTATTATACCTATCCAGAGCGTACAGAAGTCAAGAATAGTCCCTCTGCCAGTGCGCCCCTCGCCTTTTACGCCAATGCCGGTGACCGTGTTTACTATGACCAAGTGCTCACTCAAGATGGCTATCAATGGCTGAGCTACAAGTCTTACAGCGGCATTCGCCGTTATGCCAATATTGCTAAGCTAGAGGTTAAGGAAGTTCCGGCACCCTCAGTCCCTAAAACTCAGTCCGGAACCGGTGGCAAAGATATCCCAAGTTCAGGCTATTATACCTATCCAGAGCGTACAGAAGTCAAGAATAGTCCGTCTGCCAGTGCCCCCCTCGCCTTTTACGCCAATGCTGGTGACCGTGTTTACTATGACCAAGTGCTCACTCAAGATGGCTATCAATGGCTGAGCTACAAGTCTTACAGCGGCATTCGCCGTTATGCCAATATTGCAAAGCTAGAAGTTAAGGAAGTTCCAGCACCTAAGACAGACGATCAGTCAGCAGGAGACAGCGAAACTACTTTTCCAACCCTGCAGCGTTACACCTTCGATCGGGAAGTCGCGGTTAAAAACGAAGCTAGGGCAGCCGCTAAGACAGAGTTCACCTTTACCAAAGGAGAAGGGGTTAACTATGATAAGGAACTCAAGGCCGATGGCTACAAGTGGATTTCCTATGTCTCCTACAGCGGTATCCGCCGCTATGTCATGCTGGACAAACTGTCTAATTCTCAGCCATCAGAATCCAAACTGACCGGGCAAATCAGTGTTGAGAACCAAACTAACCAAGGCTTTGATGTCAGGATTTCCAATGTTTCAGACAGCAAGGGTATCCTAGCCGTCAAGGTACCTATCTGGACGGACCGAAATGACCAAGATGATATCATCTGGTATGACGGCGTTAAGCAGGGAGATGGCACTTACAAGGTAGCGGTCAAACTGTCTGACCATAAGAATGAAACCGGCACCTACAATATCCACCTGTATTATGTTGAAACTGACGGAGCTATGAAAGGGGTTGCCGCTCAACAGGTTAAGGTGGCTGAACCTCAAGTTACCAGAACTGGAACCCTCTCCTTTAGTAACAAGGATAACGGCGATTTCGATGTCATCGTTTCGACTGTCACCGACAGCCAAGGACTTAAGGCGGTTAAGGTGCCCGTCTGGACAGATAGGAACGACCAAGACGATATCATCTGGTATGATGGCGTTAAACAAGCTGATGGGACCTACAAGGTCACCGTCAGAGTATCTGACCATAAGAATGAAACAGGCCTCTATAATGTCCATCTCTATTACCTAGAAAATGATGGCAAGCTGGTTGGTATAACAGGTCAGCAGCATCGCTCAGAAGCTAAGAAGATGGATAAACGGGTGACCGGAACTCTTGCTATTCAAAATCAGACTTCCGATGGTTTTGATGTCCTGATTACCAATGTGTCGAACAGCAACGGTATTGTAGCGGTCAAGGTTCCTGTTTGGACCAGCAATCGTGACCAAGATGATATTATCTGGTATGATGCTAATAAACAAGCTGATGGTGATTATAAAGTAACAGTTAAAATCAGTGACCACAAAGGCCAACGCGGTGTCTATAATATCCATCTGTACTATGTTGAAAATGATAATAAGCTGGTTGGGGTAGCTGCTACCCAGACAACGGTTCCTGAACCAACACCAGGAGAAAAGAAGAGCCCTTCTTATAATGGTTCTTACTATTATGTTGCAGGTAAGCATGGACCAATCCTGATTGTCAATAAAAAATATGCTCTGTCCAGTTCATACAATCCGGGTGAAAACGCCGTTGCCAAAGATGCTTTTGTTCGGTTGCGTAATGACATGATTAATCAGGGATACAATGTTGGTTATGCCTATAGTGGATTTAGAACGTATGACTATCAAAAGAATTTTTATCAATCTTACGTCAATCAAGACGGTCAAGCAGCAGCTGATCGTTATTCCGCAAGGCCGGGCTATAGTGAGCACCAAACTGGTCTAACTTTTGATTTAACCGATAGATCTGGTAACTTGCTCGAAGATCAAGCAGCAGCTCAGTGGTTAAGAGACAATGCCCATCGTTACGGCTTTATCGTTCGCTATCAACTTGGTAAGGAAAGCATTACGGGCTTTATGCAAGAGCCTTGGCATATCCGCTATATTGGTCAAGAAGCCCAAGATATCCACGAGTCTGGTTTGAGTTTAGAAGAATACCTAGGTGTTGAAGGCGGTGACTACGGCAGTCCAGCTAATTCGCCATTACAAAGTCACGCCCAAGCAAATGCTATTCCTTCTAGTGGCCGCTATACCTTTACCAGAGAATCTTATGTGAGGTCTGCTCCTAGCCAATCAAGTCCAGCTCTGGCAACCTATACTGTAGGTCAAAGTGTCAATTATGATAGTGTCAGAAATGCAGAGGGCAAAACATGGATTTCTTACATAGCCTACAGTGGCAACCGCCGTTATATCGCAATTGATTAG
- a CDS encoding tetratricopeptide repeat protein: MLNSEKMIASLDQGDLEHANKYFQRALVQDDAETLLSLAQYLESIGFLPQAKEIYLQELAAYPEVAINLAQIAAEDGDIEEAFGYLDTIDPEDPNYLSALMVMADLYDMEGLTDVAREKMLEASQISDEPLVTFGLAELDYQLGNFDQAIKAYAQLDNREILEMTGVSTYQRIGRAYASLGKFEAAVEFLEKAVQIEYEDATVFELATILYDQEEYQKANLYFKQLDTMNPDFEGYEYIYALSLNEEHKIEEALKLVQQGLSKNEFDSQLLLLASQLSYENHDSKAAENYLLSAKDLAEDLEDVLMRLSNLYLEEERYQEVLALEQEDIDSVLTKWNIAKAYQALDQEEEALEHFQAIADDLKDNPEFLQDYAYILREFGYRDQARQMAQRYLELVPDDMNMAEFLEE, translated from the coding sequence GTGTTAAATAGTGAAAAAATGATTGCCTCTCTGGATCAGGGAGATTTGGAGCACGCTAACAAATATTTCCAGAGAGCCTTGGTCCAAGACGATGCCGAGACGCTTTTATCCTTGGCCCAATATCTCGAAAGTATCGGTTTTTTACCGCAGGCTAAGGAAATCTATCTGCAAGAGTTGGCTGCCTATCCCGAAGTAGCCATCAATCTAGCCCAGATTGCTGCAGAAGATGGCGATATTGAAGAAGCCTTTGGCTATCTGGATACTATAGATCCAGAGGATCCTAATTACCTGTCTGCCCTCATGGTTATGGCAGATCTCTATGATATGGAAGGATTGACCGATGTGGCGCGTGAGAAGATGCTGGAGGCTTCACAAATCAGCGATGAGCCCTTGGTTACCTTTGGTTTAGCTGAGCTGGATTATCAGCTGGGAAATTTTGACCAAGCGATTAAAGCATACGCCCAATTGGATAACCGCGAGATTCTGGAAATGACAGGCGTATCAACCTATCAGCGTATCGGCCGTGCCTATGCCAGCTTAGGAAAATTTGAAGCAGCCGTGGAATTTTTGGAAAAAGCAGTTCAAATCGAATATGAGGATGCGACTGTTTTTGAACTGGCTACTATCCTCTATGATCAAGAGGAGTATCAGAAGGCCAACCTTTACTTCAAACAGCTGGACACCATGAACCCTGATTTCGAGGGTTACGAATACATCTACGCCCTCTCCCTGAACGAAGAGCATAAGATAGAAGAAGCCCTTAAATTAGTCCAGCAAGGGCTGTCCAAAAATGAGTTTGATAGCCAGCTCTTGCTTCTGGCCTCCCAGCTGTCCTATGAAAACCACGACAGCAAGGCAGCAGAAAACTATCTCTTATCAGCTAAGGATTTGGCAGAGGACCTAGAGGATGTTCTGATGCGACTGTCGAATCTTTATCTGGAAGAGGAGCGCTATCAGGAAGTCCTTGCCCTTGAGCAAGAAGATATTGACAGCGTTCTGACCAAGTGGAACATAGCTAAGGCCTATCAAGCCCTCGATCAGGAAGAAGAAGCGTTGGAGCATTTTCAAGCCATCGCTGATGATCTTAAGGACAATCCGGAATTTCTGCAGGACTATGCCTACATTTTACGGGAATTCGGCTATCGCGATCAGGCCCGCCAAATGGCCCAGCGCTACCTAGAATTGGTCCCCGATGATATGAATATGGCCGAATTTCTGGAGGAATAA